One Solanum pennellii chromosome 10, SPENNV200 genomic region harbors:
- the LOC107002572 gene encoding cytochrome c oxidase copper chaperone 1-like produces MGGLPIENTSTTISLSKLPKDQKSAASTMPDSKPKKKICCACPETKKLRDECIVEHGESACEKWIEAHRKCLRAEGFKV; encoded by the coding sequence ATGGGTGGACTTCCGATAGAGAATACATCCACAACCATATCCTTGTCGAAACTTCCAAAAGATCAGAAGTCAGCCGCATCTACAATGCCCGAttcaaagccaaagaagaagaTTTGCTGCGCTTGCCCTGAAACAAAGAAGCTGAGGGATGAATGCATTGTGGAGCACGGTGAATCCGCGTGTGAGAAATGGATTGAAGCTCATCGTAAATGTCTTCGAGCTGAAGGCTTCAAGGTTTGA